In Pseudoalteromonas xiamenensis, the following are encoded in one genomic region:
- the yihA gene encoding ribosome biogenesis GTP-binding protein YihA/YsxC encodes MLKSRIKYSTAKFVTSAPDITRLPADEGIEVAFAGRSNAGKSSALNALTNQKLARTSKTPGRTQLINTFELDAEKRLIDLPGYGYAKVPLEMKIKWQKSLGEYLQKRDSLKGLVVLMDIRHPLKDLDLDLIEWAVGCEIPVLALLTKADKYAQGKRKSEVLQVRKALAELGGDIKVHAFSSLKGIGLTDLAWTLDDWFLGPYVKEVPAEAE; translated from the coding sequence GTGCTCAAATCTCGTATTAAGTACAGCACTGCAAAGTTTGTTACCAGTGCACCCGATATTACGCGTTTACCTGCTGATGAAGGTATCGAAGTGGCATTTGCTGGTCGCTCAAACGCAGGTAAATCAAGTGCGCTAAACGCACTGACAAATCAAAAATTGGCACGCACCAGTAAAACGCCGGGCCGCACACAATTGATCAATACGTTTGAGCTTGATGCAGAAAAACGATTAATCGACTTGCCAGGCTATGGCTACGCAAAAGTCCCACTCGAGATGAAAATTAAGTGGCAAAAGTCGCTAGGTGAATACCTACAAAAACGCGACAGCTTGAAAGGTCTCGTCGTGCTTATGGATATTCGTCATCCACTTAAGGATCTGGATTTAGATCTGATTGAATGGGCGGTCGGCTGTGAAATTCCTGTTTTAGCGTTACTCACAAAAGCTGACAAATATGCGCAAGGAAAACGTAAGTCGGAAGTACTGCAGGTCCGCAAAGCGCTTGCAGAACTTGGCGGTGACATTAAAGTTCATGCTTTTTCATCGTTGAAAGGCATTGGTTTAACTGACTTGGCGTGGACACTTGACGATTGGTTTTTAGGTCCCTACGTTAAAGAAGTACCTGCAGAAGCGGAATAA
- a CDS encoding DUF1285 domain-containing protein has protein sequence MQSLDALITQLVSVQGPQAHWQPTQCGTLPIKIDTEANWFHDGTRVTRQEMIKLWASVLRVEYENGESFVGASYHLTTPAEDVEIEVDDVPFIIQSWTIVSVEEGEVIVVTDNLHRQWPLCTHFPLINRAFREQHIPYMVLKGGLLARISRHVYYQWAERAIENEGLFWLVSGNDRFLLAD, from the coding sequence ATGCAAAGCCTTGATGCTCTTATTACTCAGCTAGTGTCCGTACAGGGACCACAAGCACATTGGCAACCCACTCAATGTGGAACGCTACCAATCAAAATCGATACAGAGGCAAATTGGTTTCATGATGGTACGCGGGTAACGCGGCAAGAAATGATAAAGTTATGGGCTAGTGTTCTTCGTGTTGAGTATGAAAACGGCGAGTCGTTTGTCGGTGCGAGCTATCATTTGACCACACCCGCTGAAGATGTCGAAATTGAAGTAGATGATGTACCCTTTATTATTCAATCTTGGACAATCGTGTCCGTTGAGGAAGGAGAGGTCATTGTCGTTACTGATAATTTACACCGGCAATGGCCATTGTGTACGCACTTTCCCCTCATTAATCGAGCCTTTCGAGAACAGCACATTCCCTACATGGTATTAAAAGGGGGGTTATTAGCTCGAATATCAAGACATGTTTATTATCAATGGGCAGAGCGGGCGATTGAGAATGAAGGGCTGTTTTGGTTAGTGTCGGGAAACGACCGCTTTTTATTGGCAGACTAG
- a CDS encoding YceI family protein codes for MLKTIFMAGATLASSLFAANAVADWQIDPSNSDVQFVSVKKNTIGEVHHFTQFAGRLSDAGEFSFSIELASVESMIPIRNERMQQMLFEVAAFPKAQLTASLAKQLSGLKSGMNKVDGVEATLSLHGKTQKVMLDLNVAKLGNDLFVTTRKPLLINAKDYALDAGVEALRKVAGLDAIAHAVPVFVSLHLVQK; via the coding sequence ATGCTTAAAACGATTTTCATGGCTGGGGCTACACTGGCATCTAGTTTGTTTGCAGCAAACGCTGTAGCAGATTGGCAAATCGATCCAAGTAACAGTGATGTTCAATTTGTCTCTGTGAAGAAAAACACGATCGGTGAAGTGCATCATTTTACGCAGTTCGCTGGTCGTCTATCAGATGCAGGCGAGTTCTCTTTTTCTATCGAACTCGCGTCAGTTGAAAGCATGATCCCAATCCGCAACGAGCGTATGCAACAAATGCTGTTCGAAGTTGCTGCGTTTCCTAAAGCGCAATTGACCGCATCATTAGCAAAACAACTTAGCGGTTTGAAATCAGGTATGAACAAAGTGGACGGCGTTGAAGCGACGTTGTCACTGCATGGCAAAACACAAAAGGTGATGTTGGACCTGAATGTAGCGAAGCTAGGCAACGATCTTTTCGTGACGACGCGTAAACCTCTTCTAATTAATGCAAAAGATTATGCATTGGATGCAGGCGTAGAAGCGCTTAGAAAAGTTGCGGGATTAGACGCCATTGCACACGCGGTGCCTGTTTTTGTATCTCTTCATTTAGTTCAAAAGTAA
- the elbB gene encoding isoprenoid biosynthesis glyoxalase ElbB, with product MKRVAVILSGCGVFDGAEIHESVLTLLHIAKAGAHYQCFAPDIDQLHTINHLSGEVMAQNRNVLVESARIARGEVKSLRELNVADFDALLVPGGFGAAKNLCDFALSGANMVIHEDVFTVCHAFAQAGKPAGYACIAPALIPQVYGQGVQLTIGNDTDTATAIEAMGGSHVTCLVDEIVIDEKHQVVSTPAYMLAQSIVEANTGLEKLVNQVLKMCK from the coding sequence ATGAAACGTGTTGCGGTAATTCTCTCTGGGTGTGGCGTTTTTGATGGTGCGGAAATTCATGAATCTGTGCTCACGCTTTTACATATTGCAAAAGCTGGTGCTCATTACCAGTGTTTTGCTCCGGACATAGACCAGCTGCATACCATTAACCATTTGTCTGGTGAAGTCATGGCGCAAAATAGAAATGTGCTCGTTGAATCGGCACGCATTGCACGTGGTGAAGTGAAGTCTCTGCGTGAACTCAATGTTGCAGACTTTGACGCACTACTTGTGCCCGGCGGATTTGGCGCAGCCAAAAACCTGTGTGATTTTGCACTTAGCGGCGCAAACATGGTTATTCACGAGGACGTTTTCACTGTATGTCATGCTTTTGCACAAGCGGGAAAACCGGCAGGCTATGCGTGCATTGCGCCAGCTCTCATTCCACAAGTGTATGGTCAAGGCGTACAACTAACCATTGGCAATGATACGGACACAGCTACCGCAATCGAAGCAATGGGTGGCTCTCATGTCACGTGTTTAGTGGATGAAATCGTCATTGACGAAAAGCATCAGGTTGTGAGTACACCTGCTTATATGCTGGCTCAATCAATCGTTGAAGCCAACACTGGACTTGAAAAACTGGTTAATCAAGTATTAAAAATGTGCAAGTAA
- a CDS encoding c-type cytochrome — translation MKKLSAALLLLSTAVFAQPYDNSLTEDAIKQRLEPVGSVYLAGAESAAAAEPTGPRSGEQVYQAACFACHGTGALGAPKAHADWEPRLAKGKDVLLNHAINGFNSMPPRGTCMNCSDDELAAAIEFMSSK, via the coding sequence ATGAAAAAACTTTCAGCAGCATTATTATTGCTATCTACCGCTGTGTTTGCACAGCCTTATGACAATTCACTAACAGAAGATGCAATCAAACAGCGTCTAGAGCCTGTTGGTTCTGTATACCTTGCAGGCGCTGAATCAGCTGCTGCAGCTGAGCCGACTGGTCCTCGTTCTGGCGAGCAAGTATATCAAGCGGCATGTTTCGCCTGTCACGGTACAGGTGCACTTGGCGCGCCAAAAGCGCACGCCGATTGGGAACCTCGTCTAGCAAAAGGCAAAGACGTATTACTTAATCATGCTATCAACGGTTTTAACTCTATGCCACCACGTGGTACATGTATGAACTGTAGCGATGATGAGCTTGCTGCGGCAATCGAATTTATGTCATCAAAGTAA
- a CDS encoding bifunctional diguanylate cyclase/phosphodiesterase: MDDSTTGHNKLARHNRRLQALLRKYKQLHQLQNALIQLSEQASTVPELTLLYPAIHHILEQHLPSRSFYVVLQNQFTQALELSYFVDEKDGISVPMHLANQFGEGVTGHVFRLGETVYYTKESMQDAVKDGHFKALGSPAEHWVGVPIYREKTIIGVMVSQSYNPTQSYSDQQIELLEVMSLYLATAIERVKKRELLESEVKIRTRALMQSNEALNSEIDHRKKALERQQILFKIAELATSSEHIEDVYLQVHQIIRSITFAENLYIALYDKESGWLTFPYCVDQKTAASKPREFAKGYSELVISTERVQLIDSHRAKLLIENGIVERAVHVPEENRATSWLGAPLKTSQGVIGLIACQAYDHKYEFDHDDMELISFVSHQIAAVLQTHLANQALKASYQELEHRVLEKTKELRQTNLHLQMQIDERKKIEQQLYHDAHHDSLTGLPNRSLFLTQLERTLQVYQRHPDHHFAVLFIDLDKFKEINDQLGHHAGDQFLISVSQSFADCIREHDLLARLAGDEFVVLLNHLTDKQQAEDVAKRIIRVMQKPFCMKGICVQSGASIGITYSNKRYADTDEIIRDADAAMYYAKNAGRGRFEFYHPLLTAGKNIQRHAEQHHLCDLPTHFRSTEISNLDDSNDGKRAKIRVLEAFGEHPVLGSTSFDILKKFAAEKDEQIEIELKLLQEAQNWSKQFDGNTLFSCSTLLLEEHTFPQLQKHLNASQYKLCLLFNELDVRFASSRQLENLKLLTQSGVAVGINEFAKDRCDLTLVSQLDFKYVLLSSTFSKRVLQQSSYEVQLKGILAVTACKHIQVVAKGPAILNFQTLLEKHGLKLFFGKQQSLQAQNLYDLPDSELLAE; the protein is encoded by the coding sequence TTGGACGATTCCACAACAGGGCATAACAAACTTGCTCGGCATAATCGCCGTTTGCAAGCACTGTTAAGAAAGTACAAACAGCTCCATCAGCTCCAAAATGCACTGATCCAATTATCAGAGCAAGCTAGCACTGTCCCTGAATTAACCTTACTCTATCCTGCAATCCACCACATTCTTGAGCAACACTTACCTAGTCGTAGCTTTTACGTCGTTCTGCAAAACCAATTTACCCAAGCCCTTGAACTCTCCTATTTCGTTGATGAGAAGGATGGCATTTCAGTACCGATGCATCTGGCCAATCAGTTTGGCGAAGGCGTAACGGGCCATGTCTTTAGACTGGGGGAAACCGTCTACTATACGAAAGAGTCGATGCAAGATGCCGTAAAAGATGGCCATTTTAAAGCGCTAGGTTCACCCGCTGAACACTGGGTTGGGGTGCCTATTTATCGAGAAAAAACCATCATCGGAGTGATGGTGTCGCAGAGCTACAATCCGACACAAAGTTATTCAGATCAACAAATTGAGCTCTTGGAAGTGATGTCTTTGTACCTTGCAACAGCCATTGAACGTGTGAAAAAACGAGAACTCCTCGAATCGGAAGTCAAAATCCGTACACGTGCACTGATGCAAAGTAATGAAGCGCTCAATTCTGAAATTGATCATCGCAAGAAAGCGTTAGAACGCCAACAAATTCTCTTTAAAATAGCGGAATTGGCAACCAGCTCTGAACACATCGAAGACGTTTACTTACAAGTCCATCAAATCATTCGTTCAATCACCTTTGCAGAAAATCTCTACATTGCGCTGTATGACAAAGAATCCGGTTGGCTCACTTTCCCTTATTGTGTGGATCAAAAAACCGCAGCGTCAAAACCTCGCGAATTTGCCAAAGGCTACAGTGAACTCGTTATCAGCACTGAGCGTGTACAATTAATTGATAGCCACCGTGCAAAGTTGTTGATTGAAAATGGGATTGTTGAACGAGCCGTCCATGTTCCTGAAGAAAACCGTGCAACCAGTTGGCTTGGCGCACCACTCAAAACGTCTCAAGGGGTTATCGGTCTGATCGCGTGTCAGGCGTATGATCATAAATATGAATTTGATCACGATGACATGGAATTGATCTCCTTCGTCTCGCATCAAATTGCGGCTGTCTTGCAAACGCATTTGGCCAATCAAGCCTTAAAAGCAAGTTATCAAGAACTGGAACATCGTGTACTCGAAAAAACCAAAGAGTTGCGCCAGACCAACTTGCATTTACAAATGCAGATTGACGAACGTAAGAAAATTGAACAGCAACTTTACCACGATGCGCACCATGACTCTTTAACCGGATTACCAAACCGCAGTCTATTTCTAACTCAGCTCGAGCGGACACTGCAGGTTTATCAACGCCACCCTGACCACCATTTTGCCGTTTTGTTTATCGACCTTGATAAATTCAAAGAGATTAACGATCAATTAGGCCATCATGCTGGCGATCAATTTTTGATAAGTGTCAGCCAATCCTTCGCCGATTGTATTCGTGAACACGACCTGTTGGCCCGTTTAGCCGGTGATGAATTTGTCGTGCTGTTAAACCATTTAACGGATAAACAGCAAGCTGAAGATGTCGCGAAACGGATCATTCGAGTAATGCAAAAGCCATTTTGTATGAAAGGTATTTGTGTACAAAGTGGTGCAAGTATTGGGATAACTTACAGCAACAAGCGTTATGCAGATACCGACGAAATTATCCGCGATGCTGATGCGGCAATGTACTATGCGAAAAATGCAGGCCGAGGACGTTTCGAGTTCTATCATCCTCTCCTAACGGCTGGCAAGAACATCCAACGTCACGCTGAACAACATCATTTATGTGATCTGCCTACCCATTTCCGTTCAACTGAGATAAGCAACTTAGACGATTCTAACGATGGAAAGCGGGCTAAAATTCGCGTACTTGAAGCCTTCGGAGAACACCCCGTTTTAGGTAGTACGAGCTTTGATATCCTCAAAAAATTTGCAGCAGAGAAAGACGAACAAATTGAAATTGAGTTAAAGCTACTTCAAGAAGCACAAAACTGGTCAAAGCAATTCGACGGAAATACCCTTTTCTCATGCTCAACATTATTGCTTGAAGAACACACCTTCCCTCAACTACAAAAACATTTGAACGCAAGCCAGTACAAACTGTGTCTTTTGTTTAATGAGTTGGACGTGCGTTTTGCGTCTAGTCGTCAACTCGAAAACCTCAAGTTGCTCACCCAAAGTGGCGTGGCAGTTGGGATTAATGAGTTTGCAAAAGACCGATGCGATTTGACATTAGTGAGCCAATTGGATTTTAAATACGTATTGCTCAGCTCTACATTCAGTAAACGAGTTTTACAGCAATCGAGCTATGAAGTGCAATTGAAAGGGATTTTGGCTGTCACCGCGTGTAAACACATTCAAGTAGTGGCTAAAGGCCCTGCGATTTTGAATTTTCAAACCTTACTCGAAAAACACGGTTTGAAACTCTTTTTTGGTAAGCAACAAAGTTTACAAGCTCAAAATTTGTATGATTTACCGGACAGTGAGTTGCTCGCCGAATAA